Proteins from a single region of Streptomyces sp. Tu 3180:
- a CDS encoding SDR family oxidoreductase → MRELSGAVGGRRPAAGTPLRGRVAVVTGAARGIGEALSQRLSDAGMLVALLGREEETLCRAAESLPNRSFCVEADVTDRTALESAARRVESELGPASVVVANAGIAAGGPFGSTPADLWQRVVDVNLVGSANTARAFLPQLTRTRGYFLQIASTAAFGSAPMMSAYCASKAGAESFAQALRGEVEPDGVAVGVAYLHWTGTDMVAGIDDHPVLQALRRNQPRFARRVHSPAQVADWLTTGITRRSHHVYAPPWLRWCQPLRPLFPLVVARVARRELRTHPRSELSAQVGVLGAGGRADWDSHLSAGRPSGSR, encoded by the coding sequence ATGCGCGAGCTCTCCGGTGCCGTCGGGGGCCGCCGCCCGGCTGCCGGCACACCGCTGCGCGGACGGGTCGCCGTCGTGACCGGCGCCGCGCGCGGAATCGGGGAAGCCCTGTCCCAGCGCCTGTCCGATGCCGGCATGCTCGTCGCGCTGCTCGGCCGTGAGGAGGAGACCCTGTGCCGGGCGGCCGAGTCACTGCCGAACCGGAGCTTCTGCGTCGAAGCCGACGTCACCGACCGAACCGCTCTCGAGAGCGCCGCCCGGCGGGTGGAGAGCGAGCTGGGCCCGGCGAGTGTGGTGGTGGCCAATGCCGGCATCGCGGCCGGGGGCCCGTTCGGCAGCACCCCGGCCGACCTGTGGCAGCGGGTCGTCGACGTCAATCTCGTCGGATCCGCCAATACCGCCAGGGCCTTCCTTCCGCAGCTCACCCGCACCCGTGGCTATTTCCTCCAGATCGCCTCCACGGCCGCCTTCGGCTCCGCCCCCATGATGAGCGCCTACTGCGCCTCCAAAGCCGGCGCCGAATCCTTCGCCCAGGCACTGCGTGGCGAGGTCGAACCCGACGGGGTCGCCGTCGGCGTCGCCTACCTCCACTGGACGGGCACCGACATGGTCGCCGGCATCGACGACCATCCCGTCCTGCAGGCCCTGCGGCGGAACCAGCCCCGCTTCGCGCGGCGGGTCCACAGCCCCGCCCAGGTCGCCGACTGGCTCACCACCGGCATCACCCGCCGCTCCCACCACGTCTACGCACCTCCTTGGCTCCGCTGGTGCCAGCCCCTGCGGCCGCTCTTCCCCCTGGTCGTCGCCCGAGTCGCCCGGCGCGAGCTGAGGACCCACCCCCGCAGCGAGCTGTCGGCCCAGGTGGGCGTCCTGGGCGCCGGCGGTCGCGCCGACTGGGACTCCCACCTGTCCGCCGGCCGCCCCTCCGGCAGCCGGTAG
- a CDS encoding rhomboid family intramembrane serine protease: protein MAGWVTLLWVLEAVDTASGHALDTFGVSPRRPGELRDVVPAAFVHFGFDHLAANSVPLLILGFLAALSGMRRFLAVVVVIVLAGGLGVWLTAPAHSTTGGASGVVFGLFGYLLARGFVDRRAGDIAVGALVAVVYGSLLWGVLPTTAGISWQGHLFGLLGGVAAAFAFRRPRDEREAAATVRARRTWQA from the coding sequence ATGGCCGGCTGGGTCACTCTGCTGTGGGTGCTCGAGGCCGTCGACACGGCGAGCGGTCACGCCCTGGACACCTTCGGCGTCAGCCCGCGTCGACCGGGCGAACTGCGGGACGTCGTGCCCGCCGCCTTCGTGCACTTCGGCTTCGACCACCTCGCCGCGAACAGCGTGCCGCTGCTGATCCTCGGCTTCCTCGCCGCGCTGTCCGGCATGCGCCGGTTCCTCGCCGTCGTCGTGGTGATCGTCCTCGCCGGCGGCCTGGGAGTGTGGCTGACGGCGCCCGCACACTCCACGACCGGGGGTGCGTCCGGTGTCGTCTTCGGTCTCTTCGGCTACCTGCTGGCACGCGGCTTCGTGGATCGCCGCGCCGGCGACATCGCCGTGGGCGCTCTCGTCGCCGTGGTCTACGGGTCGCTCCTGTGGGGCGTCCTGCCGACGACTGCCGGGATCAGCTGGCAGGGGCATCTCTTCGGACTGCTGGGCGGGGTGGCTGCGGCCTTCGCGTTCCGCAGGCCACGCGACGAGCGTGAAGCGGCCGCAACGGTGCGCGCCCGGAGGACCTGGCAGGCCTGA
- a CDS encoding response regulator: protein MGELRPLAQDLTPESRALAMALRELFEGLQVSVRRYAARRVRDAGTFSRYLSGSRIPPWEVVMDLFTDVAEHRGTAATPDAIELVRRLHRAAVETSASPRHAVEVLEQQLAEADRVSRRSTARGDALGDALLDRKHRIADLEVRLNQLEAEWSAERERAERLAAANPGVTDLLHERDRLQDEVTRLSVQLHEAQKQRDEAEQRCTLLERQLEAVEQVQTVAAVAPVVPRAMPKVLIVDDQPDNLLAMTAVLSTLDQELVAVSSGREALKALLDHDDFAVIIMDVQMPDMDGYETAAHIKRRPRTHDVPIIFLTAMGADPEHSARGYAAGAVDYISKPFDPWVLRAKVAVFTGIYLEQRRLAGDQ, encoded by the coding sequence ATGGGTGAGCTGCGTCCTCTCGCCCAGGACCTGACACCGGAATCGCGGGCGCTGGCCATGGCGCTGCGAGAGCTGTTCGAGGGCCTGCAGGTCTCGGTTCGCCGCTACGCGGCCCGCCGCGTGCGCGACGCCGGCACCTTCTCCCGTTACCTCAGCGGCAGTCGCATCCCGCCGTGGGAAGTGGTGATGGACCTGTTCACCGACGTCGCCGAACACCGGGGCACGGCCGCCACCCCGGACGCCATCGAGCTGGTGCGCCGCCTGCACCGGGCGGCCGTCGAAACCAGCGCCTCACCCCGCCACGCGGTCGAAGTGCTCGAGCAGCAGCTCGCCGAAGCCGACCGGGTGTCCCGCCGCTCCACCGCCCGCGGCGACGCGCTGGGCGACGCGCTGCTGGACCGCAAGCACCGCATCGCCGACCTGGAAGTGCGCCTGAACCAGCTGGAGGCGGAGTGGAGCGCGGAGCGCGAACGAGCCGAACGCCTGGCCGCCGCCAACCCCGGCGTCACCGACCTGCTGCACGAACGCGACCGGCTTCAGGACGAAGTCACCCGCCTGTCCGTCCAGCTCCACGAGGCGCAGAAACAGCGCGACGAAGCCGAACAACGGTGCACCCTGCTGGAGCGACAGCTGGAGGCGGTGGAACAGGTCCAGACCGTCGCCGCTGTGGCACCGGTGGTCCCGCGGGCCATGCCCAAGGTCCTCATCGTCGACGATCAGCCGGACAACCTGCTGGCCATGACCGCGGTCCTGTCCACCCTCGACCAGGAACTGGTCGCCGTGTCCTCCGGACGCGAAGCCCTCAAGGCGCTCCTCGACCACGACGACTTCGCCGTGATCATCATGGACGTCCAGATGCCCGACATGGACGGCTACGAGACCGCTGCCCACATCAAACGGCGTCCCCGCACCCACGACGTCCCCATCATCTTCCTCACCGCCATGGGCGCCGATCCCGAACACTCCGCCCGCGGCTACGCCGCCGGCGCGGTCGACTACATCAGCAAACCCTTCGACCCCTGGGTCCTGCGCGCCAAGGTCGCGGTCTTCACCGGCATCTACCTCGAACAGCGACGCCTCGCCGGGGACCAGTGA